In a single window of the Roseiconus lacunae genome:
- a CDS encoding class II aldolase/adducin family protein produces MSSQRNTIHPRDEIMRTMDRIYRYRMTTTSGGNISIRDSAGDIWISPARVDKGNLTRSDIVCVHEDGTTDGRHPPSSEFPFHKAIYDARPDIRSIVHAHPVALVAFSICRKLPDTRLFHQAHSVCGKVGFAPYACPGSQALGESIAETFSNGCDSVILENHGVVVGGDNLAAAFERFEAFEFAGKTLIKANQLGDVRFLDEMQLNQAANRSVDFVSYAPNDATGCELELRKQLCDFVRRGCRQRLLISTEGSFSARVSEDSFLITPTQKDRELLQADDFVLVRGNEREGGKQASRAARAHQAVYKKHPGVHAIVFAHPVNATAFSVTDVPLDVRTIPESYVFLRDVQRVPYGIQYQDDGQIAEFVSASNPAAMLQNDGVLVTGSTVLDAFDRLEVLESTAEAVINAGAIGEVSAMSDQVIDELCTAFGLH; encoded by the coding sequence ATGAGCAGTCAACGAAACACCATTCATCCACGTGACGAGATTATGCGGACGATGGATCGTATCTATCGGTATCGGATGACAACCACTTCAGGTGGCAACATTTCGATCCGCGACTCGGCTGGCGACATTTGGATATCGCCCGCACGGGTGGATAAAGGCAACTTGACCCGTAGTGATATCGTTTGTGTTCACGAAGACGGGACGACTGACGGACGACATCCGCCGTCGAGTGAATTTCCATTTCACAAAGCGATCTATGATGCGCGGCCGGATATTCGCTCGATCGTCCATGCCCACCCCGTCGCCTTGGTTGCGTTCAGTATTTGTCGCAAATTACCTGACACACGGCTGTTCCATCAAGCGCATTCGGTCTGTGGGAAAGTTGGCTTCGCACCATATGCTTGTCCCGGTAGTCAAGCACTAGGCGAGAGTATCGCAGAGACGTTTTCAAACGGATGTGACAGCGTCATCTTAGAGAATCACGGCGTGGTTGTTGGGGGCGATAACCTGGCGGCGGCGTTCGAACGATTCGAAGCGTTCGAGTTTGCAGGAAAGACATTGATCAAGGCCAATCAGCTTGGCGACGTGCGGTTTCTCGATGAGATGCAGCTTAATCAAGCGGCGAATCGTAGCGTTGATTTTGTCTCTTATGCGCCGAACGATGCCACTGGATGTGAGCTAGAACTGAGAAAACAGCTATGTGACTTCGTGCGGCGTGGTTGCCGTCAGCGGCTTTTGATTAGCACCGAAGGGAGTTTTTCCGCACGGGTTAGTGAGGATTCATTCTTGATCACACCGACCCAGAAAGACCGCGAACTATTGCAAGCGGACGACTTCGTACTCGTACGTGGTAACGAGCGTGAAGGTGGAAAACAAGCGAGTCGGGCCGCCCGCGCTCATCAAGCTGTTTACAAGAAGCATCCGGGCGTTCATGCGATCGTGTTCGCCCACCCGGTGAACGCGACGGCGTTCAGCGTGACTGATGTTCCATTGGATGTCCGCACGATTCCAGAAAGCTATGTCTTTTTGCGTGATGTTCAGCGAGTTCCCTATGGGATTCAGTATCAAGATGATGGTCAAATCGCTGAATTCGTTTCGGCTTCGAATCCGGCCGCGATGTTGCAGAACGACGGCGTACTCGTTACCGGGTCGACTGTCCTCGATGCCTTCGATCGATTGGAAGTTCTCGAATCGACCGCAGAAGCGGTAATCAATGCGGGAGCGATCGGCGAAGTATCAGCAATGTCCGACCAAGTGATTGATGAACTCTGTACGGCGTTTGGGCTTCATTGA
- a CDS encoding aldehyde dehydrogenase family protein: MSTALQLTLLPEVETFLSQSPLQGFVGGKNFPNADGNLIATIDPGSGEKIADIHDLNASEIDRAVGIADAAFPAWAALSQQERRGILLKLADAVESRKSIIAQIEALDAGKIQGQAAGDVQNFVDTLRYFVGLADNVEKRTELDVEGHEAWTVKQPWGTCAFIFPWNFPFLLIGWGISPALAAGNTVVIKPAEDTSLSAIYLAQLAKEVGVPDGVINVVTGRGATAGAALSQNRQIKRMSFTGSPEVGQLVGEACGRNLVPVKLELGGKGAAVVFDDVDVEATARALVGAITFHTGQVCCDATRWLIQKDIYDEFVGHCKTMMQNVKIGHPLDPSSQMGPVVNPKQRQRVLGYQDKGKNEGAECLCGGGPAQVEGYEGNYVKPTLLAGSLDNVAAREEIFGPVAYIATFETEEQAIAMANDTDYGLANSVWTKDKERANRVAESMVAGNSWINAHNVFAHGVPYGGVNKSGIGGGVLSVETLMDYYRSTSVVRPLG, encoded by the coding sequence ATGAGCACTGCGCTTCAACTCACGTTACTGCCCGAAGTCGAAACGTTCCTGAGCCAGTCTCCGCTGCAGGGGTTCGTCGGAGGGAAAAATTTTCCCAATGCGGACGGCAACTTGATTGCGACCATCGATCCGGGGTCTGGTGAGAAGATTGCCGACATCCACGATCTTAATGCGTCGGAGATCGATCGTGCCGTAGGCATAGCCGACGCAGCCTTTCCGGCATGGGCAGCCCTTTCACAACAAGAGCGTCGCGGAATTTTACTGAAGCTTGCCGATGCGGTTGAATCACGAAAATCGATCATCGCCCAAATCGAAGCACTCGATGCCGGGAAAATTCAGGGCCAAGCGGCCGGTGACGTCCAAAACTTTGTTGACACGTTACGTTATTTCGTCGGTCTGGCCGACAACGTCGAAAAACGAACTGAGCTTGATGTCGAAGGACACGAGGCTTGGACGGTGAAGCAGCCTTGGGGAACGTGCGCGTTTATTTTTCCTTGGAATTTTCCGTTCCTACTGATTGGCTGGGGTATTTCGCCGGCACTTGCCGCCGGCAACACGGTCGTGATCAAGCCCGCCGAGGATACGTCGCTTTCGGCCATCTATCTGGCACAATTGGCGAAGGAGGTCGGCGTACCCGATGGCGTAATCAATGTTGTGACCGGACGCGGTGCGACCGCCGGTGCCGCATTGTCACAGAACCGGCAGATTAAACGTATGTCGTTTACGGGGTCTCCCGAAGTCGGGCAATTGGTCGGTGAAGCCTGCGGAAGGAATCTCGTTCCCGTCAAATTAGAGCTCGGAGGCAAGGGCGCGGCCGTCGTTTTTGATGATGTCGACGTCGAAGCCACTGCGAGAGCACTCGTAGGAGCGATTACCTTCCACACGGGGCAGGTGTGTTGCGATGCGACGCGCTGGCTGATTCAAAAAGACATCTACGACGAATTTGTCGGGCACTGCAAAACAATGATGCAGAACGTAAAGATCGGTCACCCACTTGATCCGAGTAGCCAAATGGGCCCGGTCGTCAACCCAAAGCAACGTCAGCGCGTGCTGGGTTATCAAGACAAAGGCAAGAATGAGGGAGCCGAATGTCTGTGTGGAGGCGGTCCGGCCCAGGTCGAAGGATACGAGGGAAATTATGTCAAACCGACGTTGCTCGCCGGTTCGCTAGACAACGTCGCTGCTCGCGAAGAAATTTTCGGACCGGTCGCTTACATTGCGACATTCGAAACCGAAGAACAGGCAATCGCAATGGCCAATGATACCGACTACGGATTGGCAAATAGCGTTTGGACCAAGGACAAAGAACGGGCCAATCGTGTGGCCGAATCGATGGTTGCCGGGAACAGTTGGATCAACGCACACAACGTTTTCGCACATGGTGTGCCGTACGGTGGGGTCAATAAAAGCGGCATCGGGGGTGGCGTCCTTTCAGTCGAAACGCTCATGGATTACTACCGCAGTACGTCCGTTGTGCGTCCCCTCGGATAA
- a CDS encoding sulfatase-like hydrolase/transferase, which translates to MEQIDASVTEGKPFFTYVAINAPHSPLHAPRKNVEKYYDRYRTGWESLRKQRFNRMKAMGLIDDRSVMSRRRRRIRHSLLC; encoded by the coding sequence ATCGAGCAAATTGATGCTTCGGTCACGGAAGGGAAGCCCTTCTTCACTTACGTCGCAATCAATGCCCCGCACAGCCCACTGCACGCGCCGCGCAAGAACGTCGAAAAGTACTACGACCGCTATCGTACCGGTTGGGAATCGTTACGGAAGCAGCGATTCAACCGAATGAAAGCGATGGGATTGATCGATGATCGCTCTGTGATGTCACGCCGTCGGCGTCGGATTCGCCATTCCTTGCTGTGCTAA
- a CDS encoding sulfatase-like hydrolase/transferase, with protein MSLTSHILIIVADDVGFLDLGCYGGEIDTPNLDRLAAEGRGLIQH; from the coding sequence GTGAGTTTGACGTCCCACATCTTGATCATTGTCGCGGACGATGTCGGTTTTTTGGACCTCGGTTGCTATGGTGGAGAAATCGATACGCCGAATCTAGATCGTTTGGCGGCCGAAGGAAGAGGGTTGATTCAGCACTGA